From the Lycium ferocissimum isolate CSIRO_LF1 unplaced genomic scaffold, AGI_CSIRO_Lferr_CH_V1 ctg45, whole genome shotgun sequence genome, one window contains:
- the LOC132044438 gene encoding uncharacterized protein LOC132044438, which yields MDRSESSVDSSSEEANSYDYDEPLKPVPFLRILWIDNSGIHRCRVIPYERLSFVRKHGIGLSPACLAALSSVSNAPPEGSPLNYTGMIRIIPDLSTRCKIPWEKQQDMCLADMCIEPGKPWEYCPREVFRRVTKILKDEFDLVVNVGFEIEFYLLKSVIRNGKEEWLPIDKTSYCSTSAFDAASSILEDIDTFLQTMNITVEQLHAETGRGQFEVVLGYTEAGTSIVSLIYAREVIRSVARQHGLMATFVPKFAEDEDGSGSHVHISLSRNGENVFMASGESKYGMSKIGESFMAGVLNHLPSILAFTLTHILSYEHMVPKTRNAAYVCWGKENTEAPLRTASPPGIADDRVSHFEIKAFDACTNPYIGLATIIMAGIDGLRKDSSLPEPVEGDSDVSGENLRSVPDSISDSLVALAKDTLVTEVMSENLLTAIKAIRKMEVKNYCEPQRDYSQPYELNIFKDPLKDIFFKF from the exons ATGGACAGATCAGAGTCCAGCGTTGATTCGTCGTCTGAAGAAGCCAATTCCTACGACTACGATGAACCATTGAAGCCTGTTCCGTTTCTTCGCATACTTTGGATTGATAATTCTGGAATTCATAGATGTCGT GTTATTCCATATGAACGCCTCAGCTTTGTGAGAAAGCATGGTATAGGCTTAAGTCCTGCATGTCTGGCTGCACTCAGTTCAGTATCTAATGCTCCCCCTGAGGGTTCTCCTCTCAATTATACGGGCATGATCAGAATCATTCCGGATTTATCAACCCGATGCAAAATCCCGTG GGAAAAACAACAGGATATGTGTTTAGCTGATATGTGTATTGAACCTGGCAAACCATGGGAATACTGTCCAAGAGAAGTATTTCGGAGAGtcactaaaattttaaaagatgaattcGACTTG GTCGTGAATGTAGGCTTTGAAATTGAATTTTACCTTTTGAAGAGCGTAATAAG GAACGGCAAAGAAGAGTGGTTACCAATTGACAAGACCTCTTACTGCTCTACATCAGCATTTGATGCTGCGTCCTCTATATTAGAAGATATCGACACTTTTCTTCAAACGATGAATATTACAGTTGAACAG CTACATGCGGAAACTGGGAGAGGTCAGTTTGAAGTTGTCCTGGGATACACGGAGGCTGGAACATCAATTGTCAGCTTAATTTATGCTCGTGAAGTCATCAGATCAGTTGCAAGGCAACACGGGCTGATGGCAACTTTTGTTCCAAA GTTTGCAGAAGATGAAGATGGCTCTGGATCACATGTCCACATCAGTTTATCTAGAAATGGAGAAAATGTTTTTATGGCATCTGGTGAATCAAAATATGGGATGTCCAAGATTGGGGAATCATTCATGGCTGGGGTGTTAAATCATCTTCCTTCCATATTAGCTTTTACTCTAACACATATTCTTAG TTATGAACATATGGTACCTAAGACGCGAAATGCAGCATACGTCTGCTGGGGGAAAGAAAATACAGAGGCACCATTGAGAACTGCTAGCCCTCCTGGAATTGCAGATGATCGTGTAAGCCATTTTGAAATTAAAGCGTTTGATGCATGTACAAACCCATACATAGGTCTTGCTACAATCATTATGGCTGGGATCGATGGGTTGCGAAAAGATTCAAGCCTTCCAGAACCAGTGG AGGGGGATTCTGATGTCTCTGGCGAGAATCTACGAAGTGTACCAGATTCTATTTCTGACTCTTTAGTTGCTTTAGCGAAAGATACATTGGTTACGGAAGTGATGAGTGAAAATCTTTTGACCGCCATAAAAGCGATCCGAAAG ATGGAGGTCAAGAACTATTGTGAGCCTCAGAGGGATTACAGTCAGCCTTATGAGCTGAATATATTTAAGGACCCACTCAAggatattttcttcaaattttag